Proteins encoded together in one Coffea arabica cultivar ET-39 chromosome 2c, Coffea Arabica ET-39 HiFi, whole genome shotgun sequence window:
- the LOC140034949 gene encoding 18.2 kDa class I heat shock protein-like: MSLIPSIFGGRRSNVFDPFSLDIWDSFPFSDASLANVPNTARETSAFASARIDWKETPEAHVFKADLPGLKKEEVKVEVEDGRVLQISGERSREQEEKNDKWHRIERSSGKFLRRFRLPENAKLDQVKAGMENGVLTITVPKEQVKKPGVKAIEISG, encoded by the coding sequence atgtCGCTCATACCAAGCATCTTCGGCGGCCGACGAAGCAACGTTTTCGACCCATTCTCTCTTGACATTTGGGATTCCTTTCCTTTCTCAGACGCCAGTCTGGCCAACGTCCCAAATACGGCAAGGGAGACATCAGCATTTGCAAGCGCCCGCATTGATTGGAAAGAGACCCCAGAAGCCCATGTCTTCAAAGCCGATCTTCCAGGGCTGAAGAAAGAGGAAGTGAAGGTGGAAGTTGAAGACGGGCGGGTGTTGCAGATTAGCGGAGAGAGGAGCCGCGAGCAAGAGGAGAAGAACGACAAGTGGCATAGGATAGAGAGGAGCAGCGGCAAGTTCCTGCGCAGGTTCAGGCTGCCAGAGAATGCCAAGTTGGATCAGGTGAAGGCTGGTATGGAGAATGGCGTGCTCACCATCACTGTACCGAAAGAGCAAGTGAAGAAGCCTGGGGTTAAGGCCATTGAGATCTCCGGTTAA
- the LOC113730422 gene encoding 17.4 kDa class I heat shock protein-like, with translation MALVPSIFGGRRSNIFDPFSLDIWDPFEGFPFSRTLANFPSGTDRETAVFTNARVDWRETPEAHIVQADLPGLKKEEVKVEVEDGRILKISGERSREQEEKTDTWHRVERSSGKFIRSFRMPENAKTEEIKASMENGVLTVTVPKVEEKKPEVKAIKISG, from the coding sequence ATGGCTTTGGTTCCGAGCATCTTCGGCGGCCGGCGAAGCAATATCTTCGATCCTTTCTCTCTCGACATATGGGATCCGTTTGAGGGATTTCCGTTCTCGAGGACTCTAGCCAACTTCCCCAGCGGCACTGATCGTGAAACGGCTGTTTTTACTAACGCCAGGGTTGACTGGAGGGAGACCCCAGAAGCCCACATCGTTCAGGCTGATCTTCCTGGGCTTAAGAAAGAGGAGGTCAAAGTCGAGGTGGAAGATGGTAGAATCCTGAAGATCAGCGGAGAGAGGAGCAGGGAGCAGGAGGAGAAGACTGACACTTGGCATCGTGTGGAAAGGAGCAGCGGCAAGTTTATCCGAAGCTTCAGGATGCCGGAGAATGCAAAGACAGAGGAAATTAAGGCGAGCATGGAGAATGGCGTGCTGACCGTTACCGTGCCTAAAGTGGAGGAGAAGAAGCCTGAAGTTAAGGCCATCAAAATTTCTGGTTAA
- the LOC113729686 gene encoding 7-deoxyloganetic acid glucosyl transferase-like, translating to MLQMGSEKANLPPHVLIFPLPIQGHVNSMLRLAELLCLAGLDVTYIVSDFCHNRLLTHTNVSSHFARYPGFSFQTISDGLPDDHPRAGEGFVDIMPAIKMVTGPLFKRMMIEKGCFASSGARSPVTCIIADGVLSFAGDFAEENGIALIYFRTVSACSFWACFCMPQVIEAGEIPLKGHGMELAVKSVPGMENILRRRDLPGFYRVDDLDDTTFQIIKTETQQTPRAQAVILNTFEDLEGPILSHIRKHMPRLYTIGPNHFHLTARLGAKATETETLISSASLWEEDRSCLDWLDSQPPKSVIYVSFGSITVVRREQLLEFWYGLVNSGQRFLWVVRPDSIMGEAGGGKIPAELETATKARGYMVGWAPQLEVLNHPSVGGFLTHGGWNSTLESMAAGVPMLCWPYFADQTINSRFVSEIWKIGLDMKDTCDRVIIQKMVAELMHARKDEFLRRADAMAKLARKAVTQGGTSYNNLDSLVEFIESTII from the exons ATGTTGCAAATGGGTTCTGAAAAAGCAAACTTACCACCTCATGTTCTCATATTTCCCTTGCCAATCCAGGGCCATGTCAACTCCATGCTCAGGCTGGCGGAACTTCTTTGTCTCGCTGGATTAGACGTAACTTACATTGTCTCCGACTTTTGCCATAACCGCCTCCTCACGCACACTAATGTGTCGTCGCATTTTGCTCGCTATCCTGGCTTTTCTTTCCAAACCATATCCGATGGGCTTCCAGATGACCACCCCAGAGCAGGTGAGGGATTTGTGGATATCATGCCCGCTATAAAAATGGTGACAGGGCCGCTATTTAAGCGGATGATGATCGAGAAAGGTTGCTTTGCTTCTTCTGGTGCCCGAAGTCCTGTTACTTGCATCATTGCTGATGGAGTCTTGAGTTTTGCCGGTGATTTTGCTGAAGAGAACGGAATTGCCCTCATCTATTTTCGCACCGTTAGCGCCTGCTCATTTTGGGCCTGCTTTTGTATGCCTCAAGTCATTGAAGCTGGAGAAATACCCCTTAAAG GACATGGAATGGAACTGGCAGTCAAAAGCGTCCCAGGAATGGAAAATATTCTTCGGCGTCGGGACCTGCCTGGTTTTTATCGTGTCGACGATCTGGACGACACTACTTTCCAAATAATCAAAACGGAGACTCAGCAAACCCCGCGAGCCCAGGCGGTGATACTGAACACATTTGAAGACTTAGAGGGACCAATATTATCTCACATTCGTAAACACATGCCAAGATTATACACAATCGGACCAAATCATTTTCACCTGACGGCCAGGCTGGGAGCAAAAGCAACAGAGACTGAAACTTTAATTTCTTCAGCCAGTTTATGGGAAGAAGACAGGAGCTGCTTGGACTGGCTTGATTCACAGCCTCCAAAATCGGTAATTTACGTCAGCTTCGGGAGCATTACGGTTGTGAGAAGAGAGCAACTCCTGGAATTTTGGTACGGACTGGTGAATAGTGGGCAGAGGTTCTTGTGGGTCGTCAGACCTGATTCCATTATGGGAGAAGCCGGCGGAGGTAAGATTCCAGCCGAGCTAGAAACGGCTACAAAAGCAAGGGGTTATATGGTGGGTTGGGCCCCGCAGCTAGAAGTCCTGAATCATCCTTCTGTTGGGGGATTTTTGACCCATGGTGGTTGGAATTCGACTCTGGAGAGTATGGCGGCCGGCGTGCCAATGTTATGTTGGCCATATTTTGCCGACCAAACGATCAATAGCAGGTTTGTGAGTGAAATTTGGAAGATTGGATTGGACATGAAAGATACATGCGACAGAGTCATCATCCAGAAAATGGTGGCAGAACTCATGCACGCGAGGAAGGATGAATTCTTGAGAAGGGCAGATGCCATGGCAAAATTGGCAAGAAAGGCTGTTACTCAAGGTGGTACTTCGTATAATAACTTGGACAGCCTCGTTGAGTTTATTGAATCTACTATTATCTGA